In Borrelia coriaceae, the genomic stretch TTATTATGTGTCATCATTTGAGGATTCCTATACAACAAGGTGGATTAGTTGTTTGGATTTTAAGACTACTAAGTAAAGATTCAAACTGACTACAAAAACTTGTGTTTGCATTAGATTCATTACCAATAGGGTGATATGAAATTTCAAGATCATTAATCTTCTCACTCTTTATCCGATCAAGACCAAATTCACGTATCACACCGGCTTGATTTAGTTTACAACCTATATAGTAATAAAGTAGTAATATCAGATGTGAGGAGGTAAGCATGTCAGCATTAATGCCTTTGGTAGTTATTATCATCTCAAGTAATTCTGTATAAGTTTCAAACTGAGTAAATGACAATACTTCTTCATTTAAATTAAGTAAACTTAATATCTTACTATGAAGTGTTTGCAATTCTGATGACATATTTACTCCTCTTCTACTAATAATTAACTTTGCTTAATATCAACTCTTAATATGCTCTTTGCTGTTGCAATAAGACCCCCTAAAACAAAATCAATGTATGAATGTGCAATATCAGTTGAATCTTTATCAACTTGTTCATTTGGCATTGGTAGCATATACTTACTTGGTTTAAATTTAATTAATTCTGAATTTAATGGGTAAATTAATATCTGATTTGAGAGTAAGTTAGATGTTTGGATATATACTTCTTGTCTATTATTAACAGCTTTAATAGTCTTGATAAGGAAATCTTCCCATGAATCAGTTGAAGAATATGTATGAGAACTAGATGATGTTGAAGTATTCGTTATTGCATATGGTTTAACTAATTTTAAACTTGTTTTTGGATCAACTAGTACCATAAATGGAGTAGAAAACTCATCACCAAGTTCTAATTTTGCAAGTCCTGCTTCAATTTTTTCAAAGATCTTATCCATCTTTTCTTTATCACCATTGCTTACTTCTTCTTTTACTTGATCTGGCATATTAAGCAGTCCATACATATTAGGAAGCATACGTTTTTGATTCTTACCATCTTTTTGGATTGAGACAGAACCAGTCAATATAAAGTGATTTATAAGTTTAATAATTTCATTACTTGCAAGCTTATATGCTTCCCTAAATGGAAGTAAATTATTATTTACATCACCTGCATAATCATTATTTTTATAAAATCCTTCAGAAGTTTGCTTTAAATGTCTAAACTTATATTGTAATTTGAGATAATTAAGTCTAACTGCTTCTGAACGAAAACCAATAGTAGCAATAGTATTAACTTCATTTACTAATGTTGTTGGATTAGCATTAAGAAAGGCATCCCATTTTATTGTTTTTAAGTACCCTGTCTTTAAATCTACATCTTCAATTTGTTCACTAGAAAACCAATTATAAAATATTGGTAACTTTACTTCATTAAATATATTTGCTATCTCTTTAGCATAATAATTTTGATCATATAATTCTGACATCTTTAACCTCCTTTAACTTATTAACTTGGTTTACCTTTATTACCATAAATAGCTACATTTACTATGCAAAGCTTTTTTTCAGTATCAAGTTCGATTACATCTGATAATGCCATGGCATTAATTTTTCCATTATTTGAACTATCCTTTTCAAGCTCACCATTTGTACCAAATTTAAGTTTGTCTTTTCTTTTTATGCCACTGCTTTCTTTTGCTATTAAATACCCCTGGAAGTTATTTGTAATAGGAATTACTGTAGCAGTATTAGTAAACTCATCTATGTCTGTACATATGCCATAAATGTCATCCTCACCACCAACTTCAACATGAGGTTCATAATGTGGTTGATTGTTTTGTACTGTATCTACAACTAGCTTTACTCCTCTTTTATATGGATAGCCTGTAAAGAAGTAATTCTCTAATTTGTCATGCCTACTAGTTACAGTACCACCTTGATTTTGTAAA encodes the following:
- a CDS encoding DUF3890 domain-containing protein gives rise to the protein MSSELQTLHSKILSLLNLNEEVLSFTQFETYTELLEMIITTKGINADMLTSSHLILLLYYYIGCKLNQAGVIREFGLDRIKSEKINDLEISYHPIGNESNANTSFCSQFESLLSSLKIQTTNPPCCIGILK
- a CDS encoding DUF228 domain-containing protein, which codes for MSTNITQLVTDYQEKLKKIKKQMKNPTSDAGTFSNKVDFRDKNRHLQNQGGTVTSRHDKLENYFFTGYPYKRGVKLVVDTVQNNQPHYEPHVEVGGEDDIYGICTDIDEFTNTATVIPITNNFQGYLIAKESSGIKRKDKLKFGTNGELEKDSSNNGKINAMALSDVIELDTEKKLCIVNVAIYGNKGKPS